Proteins encoded together in one Chryseobacterium taklimakanense window:
- a CDS encoding nucleoside phosphorylase, translating to MLNKLAASELVLNDDGSVYHLNLLPEDIAQKIILVGDPDRVPKVSKYFDKIEVRKNKREFYTHTGTLRGERITVMSSGIGTENIDIVMNELDALVNIDLKNKEFKTEHTALELFRLGTCGSVNADIEVDSMLVTENVVGLDGLLHFYPDYEFENDFSRNFLDKFPYEKIKGMLYFSDWAEDISGYYKEAQYHGNTATFPGFYAPQGRQLRLKALDDQFLETLNDLGVSNFEMETSAIYGLSKLLAHKALTVNNVVANRRRGEFVADHHTSEKRMIEWVLERIIS from the coding sequence ATGCTGAATAAACTCGCAGCTTCCGAGCTGGTGCTGAATGATGACGGAAGTGTTTACCACCTGAACCTTTTGCCTGAAGATATTGCCCAAAAAATTATTTTGGTCGGGGACCCCGACCGTGTGCCAAAGGTTTCAAAATATTTTGACAAAATTGAAGTCAGAAAAAATAAAAGGGAATTTTATACCCATACCGGAACACTGCGCGGCGAAAGAATCACGGTGATGTCTTCAGGGATCGGTACCGAAAATATCGATATTGTGATGAATGAGCTTGATGCACTGGTGAATATCGATCTTAAAAACAAGGAATTCAAAACAGAACATACTGCACTTGAGCTTTTCCGCCTGGGAACCTGCGGTTCTGTAAACGCCGACATAGAGGTTGACAGCATGTTGGTTACTGAAAATGTGGTGGGACTTGACGGACTTCTTCATTTTTATCCGGATTATGAGTTTGAGAACGATTTCTCAAGAAATTTCCTTGATAAGTTCCCATATGAGAAGATTAAAGGAATGCTCTATTTTTCGGATTGGGCAGAAGATATTTCCGGCTATTACAAAGAGGCGCAATACCACGGCAATACAGCGACCTTCCCAGGATTCTATGCGCCACAGGGAAGACAGCTGCGTTTAAAAGCTTTGGATGATCAATTTCTTGAGACTTTAAACGACCTTGGCGTTTCCAATTTCGAGATGGAAACTTCTGCAATTTACGGTCTGTCGAAACTTCTTGCCCACAAAGCACTAACCGTAAACAACGTCGTTGCGAACCGCCGACGCGGCGAATTTGTGGCGGATCACCACACCTCCGAAAAAAGAATGATCGAGTGGGTTTTGGAAAGAATAATCAGCTAA
- a CDS encoding translation initiation factor produces MDLRDQLKNLFPDHQEQDFEMPEEKFVQREPLVCKYEKKGRNGKPVTLIEGFEGSDEELKKISKKIKTTLGIGGSEKDGTIIIQGDNRDKIMEILKNMGYKTKRVGG; encoded by the coding sequence ATGGATTTAAGAGACCAACTAAAAAACCTTTTCCCTGACCACCAAGAACAGGATTTTGAGATGCCCGAAGAGAAATTTGTGCAAAGAGAACCTCTGGTTTGCAAATACGAGAAAAAAGGCCGCAACGGTAAACCCGTAACGCTGATCGAAGGTTTTGAAGGGAGTGATGAAGAGCTGAAGAAAATTTCAAAAAAGATAAAAACCACCCTCGGAATCGGCGGCTCCGAAAAAGACGGCACCATCATCATACAGGGCGATAACCGTGATAAAATCATGGAAATCCTGAAAAATATGGGTTACAAAACGAAACGTGTCGGAGGGTGA
- a CDS encoding class I SAM-dependent methyltransferase, protein MELQNTGKGVLIPEQFKSWQNRPEWFFNREHTDTYELWYEGRYKRAEIWQKKVMEQLVTEDGRINKLLEFGCGTGRFTRWWHNIGIEAYGADISPLMLSQAIRLFPGDLVMADSHHMPFRDHTFDALAFITTFEYYKDPVKVIREAARVAKYGIAMGMMNRNSPKVLRRRVQQMFGKNPFYVTATFYTPAKLQKIIHEALEGRKYIIRWSATGLPKWFPVQQWNVPYGDFFGLYVQFLDVE, encoded by the coding sequence TTGGAACTACAAAACACAGGCAAGGGCGTGCTGATTCCCGAGCAGTTTAAAAGCTGGCAAAACCGCCCGGAATGGTTTTTCAACAGGGAACACACCGACACTTATGAACTTTGGTACGAAGGCCGCTACAAGAGAGCCGAAATATGGCAGAAAAAAGTAATGGAGCAACTCGTTACCGAAGACGGACGCATCAACAAACTGCTCGAGTTTGGCTGCGGTACCGGACGTTTTACCAGATGGTGGCACAACATCGGGATCGAAGCTTATGGTGCAGATATTTCTCCGCTGATGCTTTCGCAGGCGATCCGTCTGTTTCCGGGTGATTTGGTGATGGCTGATTCGCACCATATGCCGTTTCGCGACCATACTTTTGATGCACTGGCTTTCATCACCACTTTTGAATATTATAAAGACCCGGTAAAAGTGATCCGCGAAGCTGCGAGAGTAGCCAAATACGGCATCGCAATGGGCATGATGAACCGGAACTCACCAAAAGTCCTCAGAAGGAGAGTGCAGCAGATGTTCGGGAAAAATCCGTTTTACGTAACGGCAACGTTTTACACGCCGGCCAAGCTTCAAAAAATTATTCATGAAGCTTTGGAAGGCAGAAAATACATCATAAGGTGGTCCGCCACAGGTTTGCCCAAATGGTTCCCTGTGCAGCAGTGGAATGTCCCTTACGGTGATTTCTTCGGGCTGTATGTTCAGTTTTTAGATGTGGAATAA
- a CDS encoding AIR synthase family protein, translated as MAKAGKINLDFFKQNISEKCGFQRPEILMKPKFGVDVSVIDLGSGKILISASDPMSFIPGLGAKDSAWLSVVLTSNDIATSGYAPQFAQVVLNLPDTMSAEEFKDYWDYTHHYCDELQISIVGGHTGFVPGQNSTFAGGITMFAVGDIGKYFTSANAKDGDLIIMTKSAAMMSTAILSKSFPETVKEHFGEDFWLKTSGKFEQTSVLKEALIAANSDGVTAMHDVTEGGIFGAVYEMMHASDKGFEIDESKIIIDEETGKMSALFGYDAFQSVGAGSLIITVKPHGAENLLTKLNSENISCAVIGTVKEKNSGYRIISEHEIKEYKHPETDSYWAAFYNALQKNWK; from the coding sequence ATGGCAAAGGCAGGAAAAATAAACCTCGATTTCTTCAAGCAGAACATCTCTGAAAAGTGTGGTTTCCAAAGGCCGGAAATCCTGATGAAACCCAAATTCGGTGTGGATGTTTCTGTGATTGACCTGGGGTCAGGAAAAATCCTTATTTCTGCCAGTGACCCGATGTCTTTTATTCCGGGGTTGGGCGCTAAGGATTCCGCATGGCTTTCGGTAGTTCTTACTTCCAATGATATTGCCACTTCCGGTTATGCACCGCAGTTTGCACAGGTTGTTTTAAACCTTCCGGACACCATGAGCGCGGAAGAATTTAAAGATTACTGGGATTATACGCATCATTACTGTGATGAACTGCAGATCAGCATCGTGGGTGGCCATACCGGCTTTGTTCCCGGCCAAAATTCCACATTTGCGGGCGGAATCACCATGTTTGCAGTGGGAGATATCGGCAAATATTTTACCTCTGCCAACGCTAAGGACGGCGACTTGATTATAATGACCAAATCCGCCGCAATGATGTCAACGGCCATTCTTTCGAAGTCTTTTCCTGAAACGGTGAAAGAACATTTTGGTGAAGATTTTTGGCTGAAAACAAGCGGTAAATTCGAGCAGACTTCGGTTTTGAAAGAAGCATTGATTGCAGCGAATTCTGACGGCGTCACTGCGATGCACGATGTCACTGAAGGCGGGATTTTTGGTGCGGTGTACGAAATGATGCACGCTTCAGATAAAGGTTTTGAAATTGATGAGTCCAAAATCATTATTGATGAGGAAACCGGGAAAATGTCTGCACTGTTTGGTTATGATGCCTTCCAGAGTGTAGGTGCTGGATCTCTGATCATAACGGTAAAACCTCATGGTGCAGAAAACCTTTTAACAAAATTAAATTCAGAAAATATCAGCTGTGCGGTCATCGGAACTGTAAAGGAGAAAAATTCGGGGTACAGGATTATTTCTGAACATGAAATTAAGGAGTACAAACATCCGGAAACCGATTCGTACTGGGCTGCTTTTTATAATGCACTTCAAAAAAACTGGAAATGA
- a CDS encoding thiamine phosphate synthase, producing the protein MKSVYLIADISQNPDHLQESLKSVLPYSEIFAVQLWGNLYDKKFIEEISDLCRHHKVPVLINQNWRLAEELNLSGVHFDEQPVDFGEFRSVRSQMMLGFTTGNDLEKIRQAEELGADYISFCSLFPSVTANSCEFVNFETITESRQMFSGQIFLAGGINPANISKLKEVPYDGIAVASGILGAQHPEEALKQYLTLLNS; encoded by the coding sequence ATGAAATCTGTTTATCTCATTGCCGACATATCTCAGAACCCGGACCATTTACAGGAATCGTTGAAATCGGTTTTACCGTACAGCGAAATTTTTGCGGTACAGCTTTGGGGAAATCTCTATGACAAAAAGTTTATTGAAGAAATAAGTGATCTCTGCCGTCATCACAAAGTGCCGGTGCTGATCAATCAAAACTGGCGACTTGCGGAAGAACTGAATCTTTCGGGAGTGCATTTCGATGAGCAGCCAGTGGATTTCGGGGAATTCCGTTCCGTGAGAAGCCAGATGATGCTTGGTTTTACCACCGGTAATGACCTTGAAAAAATCCGTCAGGCCGAAGAATTGGGTGCAGATTATATTTCATTCTGTTCGTTGTTCCCTTCGGTAACGGCAAACAGCTGCGAGTTTGTAAATTTTGAAACCATCACAGAAAGCCGGCAAATGTTTTCAGGACAGATATTTTTGGCAGGCGGCATCAATCCGGCAAATATTTCAAAACTCAAAGAAGTGCCGTACGACGGCATTGCAGTGGCCTCGGGAATTTTAGGTGCGCAACACCCGGAAGAAGCTTTAAAACAATATTTAACATTATTAAATTCATAA
- a CDS encoding Trm112 family protein, with translation MKISTVEMLCCPFDKQDLMLHIITQNEDKITEGYFVCTECQRIYPIIKGVPIMNPDEYREFSLEQPLLEKWGLKSSPQFRLPHDTKQGDNNLSFDSN, from the coding sequence ATGAAAATTTCAACTGTGGAGATGCTTTGCTGCCCGTTCGACAAGCAGGATTTAATGCTCCACATCATCACACAAAACGAAGATAAAATCACCGAAGGCTACTTTGTCTGTACCGAATGCCAGAGAATTTATCCGATCATAAAAGGCGTTCCAATTATGAATCCGGATGAGTACAGGGAATTTAGCTTAGAACAACCATTACTTGAAAAATGGGGCTTAAAATCTTCCCCGCAGTTCCGTTTGCCCCATGATACAAAACAGGGCGATAATAATCTTTCTTTTGATTCGAATTGA
- the gpmI gene encoding 2,3-bisphosphoglycerate-independent phosphoglycerate mutase — protein MSKKALLAILDGWGLGTDPKVSAIDQANTPFMDSCYEKFPHTTLEASGLGVGLPFGQMGNSEVGHMNLGAGRVVYQNLVKLNMAVENATLGKENKITAAFDYAKEHNKNIHFIGLASDGGVHSHINHLKGLLTAAHENAVSERVYVHAFTDGRDCDPHSGKGFISDLLSHMQNVGGKLASVIGRYYAMDRDKRWERVKLAYDAMVNGIGIQTHDVLGAIQASYDAGISDEFLKPVIHLKESNLPAATIESGDVVFCFNFRTDRGREITEVLSQKDYPEFGMHKLDLYYITMTNYDKDFSNVKVVFDEEVLTGTLGEILEQNGKTQIRVAETEKYPHVTFFFSGGREEAFNGERRILCPSPKDVPTYDFKPEMSAYDITENILPEIEGETADFICLNFANTDMVGHTGVFEAAVKAAETVDKCIAKVATAAYEHGYTVFILADHGNSDLMINPDGSPNTQHSTNLVPLIVMDKDRTWNLKPGKLGDIAPSILTAMGIQVPEIMTGEILIK, from the coding sequence ATGTCTAAAAAAGCTTTATTGGCAATCCTCGACGGTTGGGGCTTGGGAACCGATCCGAAAGTCTCTGCCATCGACCAGGCAAATACGCCGTTTATGGATTCCTGTTACGAAAAATTTCCGCATACCACCCTGGAAGCGAGCGGCCTTGGTGTAGGTTTGCCTTTCGGACAAATGGGAAATTCTGAAGTGGGGCACATGAATCTTGGCGCCGGCCGTGTCGTTTACCAAAATCTGGTAAAACTGAATATGGCGGTTGAAAACGCGACTTTAGGAAAAGAAAATAAGATTACGGCAGCATTCGATTATGCCAAAGAACATAATAAGAACATCCATTTTATCGGTTTAGCATCGGATGGGGGTGTACATTCACACATCAACCACCTGAAAGGTTTACTTACTGCTGCCCACGAAAACGCAGTATCAGAAAGGGTTTACGTTCATGCTTTTACAGACGGCCGCGACTGCGATCCACATTCGGGGAAAGGATTTATAAGCGACCTTCTTTCACACATGCAGAATGTCGGTGGGAAACTGGCATCAGTGATCGGAAGGTACTATGCGATGGACCGCGATAAGAGATGGGAGCGTGTAAAGCTGGCGTACGATGCGATGGTTAACGGCATCGGTATTCAGACTCATGACGTGTTGGGTGCCATTCAGGCTTCATATGATGCAGGAATTTCGGACGAATTCCTGAAGCCGGTGATCCATCTGAAAGAAAGCAATCTTCCTGCAGCAACAATTGAAAGTGGCGATGTTGTTTTCTGTTTCAATTTCAGGACAGACAGAGGTCGTGAGATTACCGAGGTACTGTCACAAAAAGATTATCCCGAATTTGGGATGCATAAGCTGGATTTGTATTATATCACGATGACCAATTATGACAAGGATTTCAGCAACGTAAAAGTGGTTTTTGATGAAGAAGTACTTACCGGGACTTTGGGCGAAATCCTGGAACAGAACGGCAAAACCCAAATCCGTGTTGCAGAAACCGAAAAGTATCCGCACGTGACATTTTTCTTTTCCGGCGGCAGGGAAGAGGCTTTCAACGGTGAAAGAAGAATCCTTTGCCCAAGCCCGAAAGATGTTCCTACATACGACTTCAAACCGGAAATGTCGGCTTATGACATTACCGAAAATATTTTGCCTGAAATAGAAGGTGAAACGGCAGATTTTATTTGTTTAAATTTTGCAAATACCGACATGGTAGGGCATACCGGCGTTTTTGAAGCTGCGGTGAAAGCTGCCGAAACTGTAGATAAATGTATCGCCAAGGTAGCCACCGCGGCTTATGAGCACGGCTATACCGTTTTCATTCTTGCTGACCACGGAAACAGCGATCTGATGATCAATCCGGACGGTTCGCCAAACACCCAGCATTCGACTAATTTGGTTCCTTTAATCGTGATGGATAAAGACAGAACCTGGAATCTGAAACCCGGAAAACTTGGTGATATAGCGCCGTCAATTCTAACAGCGATGGGAATTCAGGTTCCGGAAATCATGACTGGAGAAATCCTGATTAAATAA
- a CDS encoding acyl-ACP desaturase, protein MYNKLVRLEVMKTLSREVNLFIDNYLTPVEKIWQPSDFLPDAASDDFKHELQELQHFAQDMDYDLFVTLIGDCITEEALPSYESWIMGIDGVEQEEGGNWSKWVRCWTAEENRHGDLLNKYLYLCGRVNMREVEITTQYLIQDGFDLGTSMDPYRNFVYTSFQETATNISHRRVGTFAKQHGDKKLAKMCAVIAADEARHAKAYKHFITRIFELDPSEMMLAFEDMMKKKIVMPAHMLRESGQKAGELWSHFSDAAQRCMVYTAQDYIDILKELLADWNIEHISGLTETAQRAQEYLMKLPARLQRLTDRIATPDQEYQFKWIKS, encoded by the coding sequence ATGTACAACAAACTCGTGAGGCTTGAAGTGATGAAAACTTTGAGCAGGGAAGTAAATTTATTTATAGATAATTACCTTACACCGGTAGAAAAAATATGGCAACCGTCTGATTTTCTTCCGGATGCTGCGTCTGATGATTTCAAACATGAGCTCCAGGAACTTCAGCATTTCGCGCAGGATATGGATTATGATCTGTTCGTAACCTTAATCGGCGACTGCATTACCGAAGAAGCTTTGCCCAGCTACGAAAGCTGGATTATGGGGATCGACGGTGTGGAGCAGGAAGAAGGCGGCAACTGGAGCAAATGGGTACGTTGCTGGACTGCCGAAGAAAACCGGCATGGCGATTTGCTTAACAAATACCTCTATCTCTGCGGGCGGGTGAATATGCGCGAAGTGGAGATTACCACACAGTATCTTATTCAGGATGGGTTTGATCTCGGAACATCGATGGATCCCTACCGTAATTTCGTGTACACCAGTTTTCAGGAGACGGCAACCAATATTTCTCACCGTCGGGTAGGAACTTTTGCCAAACAGCACGGTGATAAAAAACTGGCAAAAATGTGCGCTGTAATTGCCGCCGATGAGGCCCGCCACGCAAAAGCCTATAAACATTTCATCACCCGGATTTTTGAACTCGATCCGTCTGAAATGATGCTGGCTTTTGAAGATATGATGAAGAAAAAAATCGTAATGCCCGCGCATATGCTGCGCGAAAGCGGACAAAAGGCAGGAGAACTGTGGTCTCACTTTTCGGATGCTGCCCAAAGATGTATGGTGTACACCGCCCAGGATTATATCGATATTTTAAAGGAACTGCTGGCAGACTGGAACATCGAACACATTTCCGGTCTTACTGAAACTGCGCAGAGAGCTCAGGAATACCTGATGAAACTGCCGGCAAGGCTGCAGCGGCTCACCGACAGAATTGCGACGCCAGATCAGGAATATCAGTTCAAATGGATAAAAAGCTAA
- a CDS encoding BT0820 family HAD-type phosphatase, with protein MKSNKKLAIDFDGTIVDDAYPGIGKAKTFAFETLKKLQSEGYRLILWTYRHGQSLQEAVEFCRKNGVEFYAVNSSFEGEIFDSEGASRKIDADLFIDDRNLGGFPGWGEIYNIINEKIEFRVEGGEVLAYSKLKKEKKKGLFW; from the coding sequence ATGAAGAGCAATAAAAAACTGGCAATAGATTTCGACGGAACCATCGTAGATGATGCATATCCCGGGATCGGTAAAGCCAAAACATTTGCGTTTGAAACCCTTAAAAAACTTCAGAGCGAAGGATACAGGCTGATTCTATGGACATATCGACACGGACAGTCCCTTCAGGAAGCCGTGGAATTCTGCAGGAAAAACGGGGTGGAATTTTATGCGGTAAATTCCAGTTTTGAAGGCGAAATTTTTGATTCAGAAGGTGCTTCAAGAAAGATTGATGCAGATTTGTTTATCGATGACAGAAATCTCGGCGGGTTTCCGGGCTGGGGCGAAATCTACAATATCATCAACGAAAAAATAGAATTCCGTGTAGAAGGCGGCGAAGTTTTAGCCTATTCAAAACTAAAGAAAGAAAAGAAAAAAGGCCTTTTCTGGTAA
- the map gene encoding type I methionyl aminopeptidase — MIHLKSLDELRLMKQSAQLVSKTLGLVAKEIKPGVTTNHIDKIAAEFIRDNGGEPAFLGMYGFPKNLCISPNAEVVHGIPNDKPLVEGDILSVDCGVYMNGFYGDHAYSFEVGEVAPEVKKLLKVTKESLYKGIEQCVRGKRVGDISNAIQTYCEAHGYGVVRELVGHGLGRKMHEDPQVPNYGKKGSGKVLKDGIALAIEPMINLGTHEVKFHSDGWTVTSKDNSPSAHFEHNVCIIGGKPVLLSTFKYIYEALGIVSDEEAPFTLEF; from the coding sequence ATGATACACTTAAAATCTCTTGACGAACTCCGTCTGATGAAACAAAGCGCACAGCTGGTTTCCAAAACCTTAGGCCTTGTTGCCAAAGAAATCAAACCGGGAGTAACAACCAACCATATCGATAAAATAGCCGCTGAATTCATTCGTGATAACGGTGGCGAGCCTGCATTTCTCGGAATGTACGGTTTTCCCAAAAATTTGTGTATTTCGCCCAACGCGGAAGTAGTGCACGGCATTCCCAATGATAAACCGTTGGTGGAAGGTGACATACTTTCTGTGGACTGCGGCGTTTATATGAACGGCTTCTACGGCGACCACGCGTATTCATTTGAAGTGGGTGAAGTGGCTCCGGAAGTAAAAAAGCTTTTAAAAGTTACCAAAGAATCTCTTTATAAAGGTATCGAACAGTGCGTTCGCGGCAAAAGGGTTGGAGACATCTCGAATGCCATTCAGACTTACTGCGAAGCTCACGGCTATGGGGTTGTGCGCGAACTGGTAGGTCATGGGCTTGGTAGAAAAATGCACGAAGACCCACAAGTTCCAAACTACGGCAAAAAAGGCAGCGGGAAAGTCCTGAAAGACGGCATAGCCCTCGCCATTGAACCGATGATCAACCTTGGAACGCATGAAGTAAAGTTTCATTCCGACGGTTGGACGGTAACTTCAAAAGATAATTCACCGTCTGCTCATTTTGAGCACAATGTGTGTATTATAGGCGGCAAACCGGTTTTGCTTTCCACTTTTAAATATATTTATGAAGCCCTCGGTATCGTAAGCGATGAGGAAGCTCCCTTTACTCTGGAATTTTAA
- a CDS encoding class I SAM-dependent methyltransferase has protein sequence MKKIAKLLLNSIPRPLLIRLSIWARPVIYLLFKGNKFTDPIDGKSYRKFLPYGYGKQRENALSPGTLSLERHRQMWLYLQNETDFFSKNYKVLHIAPEQEFLRKFRKMKNLDYTSADLSSPIVDVKANILDLPFADESFDVVFCNHVLEHIEDDAKAMGELYRVMKKDGWGIFQVPMKNMLEKTYEDFTINDPKERQKHFGQYDHVRWYGMDYFDRLRKAGFEVEANFYSQRFSKEEMKRFGLNENEILPVVKKR, from the coding sequence ATGAAGAAAATAGCCAAGCTACTCTTAAACAGCATTCCGCGGCCTTTACTCATCAGGTTAAGCATTTGGGCGAGGCCTGTGATTTATCTTCTTTTTAAAGGTAATAAATTCACAGATCCTATTGACGGGAAATCTTACCGGAAATTTTTGCCTTACGGTTATGGCAAACAGCGTGAGAATGCACTTTCACCAGGAACATTAAGTTTGGAGCGCCACCGGCAGATGTGGCTTTACCTTCAGAACGAAACCGATTTCTTCAGCAAAAATTATAAGGTTCTTCACATCGCTCCGGAACAGGAATTCTTGCGAAAATTCAGGAAGATGAAGAATTTGGATTACACTTCTGCCGATTTATCTTCCCCGATTGTAGATGTAAAAGCCAATATTTTGGATCTGCCTTTCGCGGATGAATCGTTTGATGTGGTGTTCTGCAATCACGTTTTGGAACATATTGAAGATGATGCGAAAGCCATGGGGGAGCTTTACCGGGTGATGAAAAAAGACGGTTGGGGGATCTTTCAGGTTCCGATGAAAAATATGCTAGAAAAAACTTACGAAGATTTTACGATTAATGATCCGAAAGAAAGGCAAAAACACTTCGGGCAGTACGATCACGTGCGCTGGTACGGCATGGACTATTTTGACAGATTGAGGAAAGCCGGATTTGAGGTGGAAGCCAACTTTTATTCCCAAAGATTTTCAAAAGAGGAAATGAAACGTTTTGGATTGAATGAAAATGAGATTTTGCCGGTAGTAAAAAAACGCTGA
- the era gene encoding GTPase Era: MNTHKAGFVNILGKPNAGKSTLLNQLMGEKLAIVTQKAQTTRHRIFGIYNEDDLQIVFSDTPGVLDPKYGLQEKMMEFVKDSLQDADVFLFIVDASDKSEPNGFLVEKLNKIPVPVLILVNKIDLSNQEELEKIMEFWHEKIPKAEILPISALNGFNTDVILPKLKSLLPENPPYYDKDQYTDKPERFFVNEAIREKILLNYEKEIPYSVEVVTEQFKEKEGIIFIDSIIYVERDTQKGIIIGHKGEAIKKVGTEARIDLEKFFAKKIHLNLFVKVKKDWRKNERDLKNFGYR; this comes from the coding sequence TTGAATACGCATAAGGCCGGTTTCGTAAATATCCTCGGCAAACCCAACGCCGGTAAATCCACGCTTCTCAATCAGCTAATGGGTGAGAAACTCGCAATCGTGACACAAAAAGCACAAACCACCAGACACCGTATTTTCGGAATCTATAATGAAGATGACCTGCAGATTGTGTTCTCGGATACCCCGGGAGTACTGGATCCGAAGTACGGGCTGCAGGAAAAAATGATGGAATTTGTAAAGGATTCCCTGCAGGATGCGGATGTTTTTCTTTTTATCGTCGATGCTTCGGATAAATCTGAACCGAACGGATTCCTGGTGGAAAAACTGAATAAAATCCCTGTTCCGGTGCTGATACTGGTAAATAAAATTGACCTTTCCAACCAGGAAGAACTGGAAAAGATCATGGAATTTTGGCACGAAAAAATTCCGAAGGCTGAAATCCTTCCTATTTCGGCACTGAATGGCTTCAACACCGATGTCATTTTGCCGAAACTAAAATCTCTGCTGCCTGAAAATCCGCCATATTACGATAAAGATCAGTATACTGACAAACCTGAACGTTTCTTTGTAAATGAGGCCATTCGAGAGAAAATTCTTCTGAATTACGAAAAAGAAATTCCGTACTCTGTAGAAGTGGTAACCGAGCAGTTTAAGGAAAAAGAAGGCATTATTTTCATCGATTCCATTATTTATGTAGAACGCGATACGCAGAAAGGGATTATCATCGGGCATAAAGGCGAAGCGATCAAGAAAGTGGGCACGGAAGCCAGAATAGATTTAGAAAAATTCTTTGCTAAAAAAATTCACCTGAACCTTTTCGTAAAAGTAAAGAAAGACTGGCGGAAAAATGAGCGGGATCTGAAAAATTTCGGTTACAGATAG
- a CDS encoding DoxX family protein, with protein sequence MNYFTSIKSSPVINDIVLFVVRIFVGFAMISHGFPKLMKLVGDKEIEFFDFLGLGAQNSLFLAVFAEFICSIFIILGLFTRWAVLFLMITMAVAGLVVHGADAFGDREMSLLYLANYIMIFAFGPGKYSVDGMISKRRESRW encoded by the coding sequence ATGAATTATTTCACCTCCATAAAAAGCAGTCCTGTCATCAACGATATTGTACTTTTTGTAGTCAGGATTTTTGTTGGTTTTGCTATGATTTCACACGGTTTTCCCAAACTTATGAAACTGGTAGGAGACAAAGAAATCGAGTTTTTTGATTTTCTGGGATTGGGTGCACAAAATTCTCTTTTCCTTGCTGTTTTTGCTGAATTTATCTGTTCAATTTTTATTATTCTGGGGCTCTTCACACGCTGGGCAGTGCTTTTTCTGATGATTACCATGGCTGTTGCCGGATTGGTGGTGCACGGTGCGGATGCTTTTGGCGACAGGGAAATGAGTCTCCTATATCTGGCGAATTACATCATGATTTTTGCTTTTGGACCGGGGAAATATTCTGTGGACGGAATGATAAGCAAACGCCGGGAATCCCGCTGGTAA